A DNA window from Paralichthys olivaceus isolate ysfri-2021 chromosome 11, ASM2471397v2, whole genome shotgun sequence contains the following coding sequences:
- the LOC109634451 gene encoding retinol-binding protein 2, protein MPADYNGRWEMVKNENFEDIMKALDIDFATRKIASHLHQTKVIVQNGDKFETKTLSTFRNYEVNFTIGEEFEEHTKGLDNRKVMTLVTWEGDKLVCVQKGEKENRGWKHWIEGDMLYQEITVQDKVCLQTFKKAQ, encoded by the exons ATGCCTGCAGACTATAATGGACGCTGGGAGATGGTGAAAAACGAGAACTTTGAGGACATCATGAAGGCCCTCG ACATCGACTTTGCCACCAGAAAGATCGCCTCCCACCTGCACCAGACAAAAGTGATTGTCCAGAACGGAGACAAGTTTGAAACCAAGACACTGAGCACCTTCAGAAACTACGAGGTCAACTTCACCATAGGGGAGGAGTTTGAGGAGCACACAAAGGGCCTGGACAACCGAAAAGTCATG ACTTTGGTTACCTGGGAAGGGGACAAGCTGGTGTGCGTTCAGAAGGGGGAGAAGGAGAACCGCGGCTGGAAACACTGGATCGAGGGAGACATGCTATACcag GAAATCACTGTGCAGGACAAGGTCTGTCTACAAACATTTAAGAAGGCACAATAA
- the LOC109634529 gene encoding coatomer subunit beta', with protein sequence MPLRLDIKRRLTARSDRVKSVDLHPTEPWMVVSLYSGAVVVWNHDTQTMVKTFELCELPVRVAKFVARKHWLIAGSDDMHIRVFNYNTLERVHMFEAHADYIRCIAVHPSQPYILTSSDDMLIKLWDWDRKWACSQVFEGHTHYVMQIVINPKDNNQFASASLDRTIKVWQLGSRTPNFTLEGHEKGVNCIDYYSGGDKPYLISGADDCLVKIWDYQNKTCVQTLEGHAQNVTCVCFHPGLPIILTGAEDGTVRVWHSNTYRLENTLNYGMERVWCISGQRGSNSVAIGYDEGSIIIKLGREEPAMSMDSSGKIMWARHSEVQQANLKAMGEAEVRDGERLLLGVKDMGSCEIYPQTIQHSPNGRFVVVCGDGEYIIYTAMALRNKSFGSAQEFIWAHDSSQYAIREGSNMVKIFKNFKEKKAFKPDFGSEGIFGGFLLGVRSNNGLAFYDWESAELVRRIEIQPKHIFWSDSGELVCIATNESFFVLRYLPEKVSAAMESKEAMTEDGIEDAFEVLGEVSEVVKTGVWVGDCFMYTSSVNRLNYYVGGEIITIAHMDRTMYLLGYIPKDDRLYLGDKELNVVSYSLLLSVLEYQTAVMRRDFSTADKILPTIPREQRTRVANFLEKQGFKQQALAVSTDPEHKFELALQLGELDTAYKLALEAESEQKWKQLAELATTKCQFSLAQECLNHAQDYGGLLLLATASGNTSMVGKLAEGAEKDGKTNVAFLTYFMQGRLDKCLDLLIKTDRLPEAAFLARTYLPSHVPRVVRLWKESLSKVNQKAADALADPTQYANLFPGLQQTLLAEQYLKETHVRVRPAAEYPLIMPNEDRNVLEESAGFVSKEEFSEPEEVVQSMKESFTVEAAAPAVEEPVPVKQEETDPISTTEEESIPSAASPLPVAMTQEDEDPQQTEPASSEVAATEPEVAAIREEAITTSEEASDPVEEDILEESIIDSTPKEPEMVQSTPVEDVISSVEEDVQEMSQVTDAAPDSETCITETTVETVMATEAQLETVATKTLATNDVPVTTALLTIDVDEQATASEEMPVCDKLEKDVISFDAPPIIDAAAAALEEETSVVKEVLEIAPSAVAVEELISFENTDSSVLDEPVQVETSTGFVLDPLMDPLDDTMPVLKPDAADEPREEGQSTGRPEDSLEPLVSLQAESLVLSAVQAPTETSVASDGADKPAEDLEVDFHDEDLEDLDLDNFDLEDIDTTDINLDDDLMSE encoded by the exons ATG CCTCTGCGATTGGACATCAAGCGGAGGCTGACGGCCCGATCAGACCGGGTGAAGAGCGTGGACCTGCACCCCACAGAGCCGTGGATGGTGGTCAGCCTCTACAGCGGCGCCGTGGTGGTCTGGAACCATGACACACAG ACGATGGTGAAAACTTTCGAGCTGTGTGAGCTGCCGGTCAGAGTGGCCAAGTTTGTAGCCAGGAAGCACTGGCTCATTGCTGGATCA GATGACATGCACATCCGTGTGTTCAATTATAACACACTGGAGAGAGTTCACATGTTCGAGGCCCACGCTGACTACATCCGCTGCATCGCTGTCCACCCTTCACAGCCCTACATCCTCACCAGCAGTG ATGACATGTTGATCAAGCTGTGGGACTGGGACAGAAAGTGGGCCTGTAGTCAGGTGTTCGAGGGCCACACTCACTATGTCATGCAGATTGTTATCAACCCCAAAGACAACAACCAGTTTGCCAGTGCCTCTCTGGACAGGACCATCaag GTGTGGCAGCTGGGCTCCAGGACTCCTAACTTCACTCTGGAGGGTCACGAGAAGGGAGTGAACTGTATTGATTACTACAGTGGAGGAGACAAACCCTACCTCATATCCGGGGCGGATGATTGCCTTGTCAAGATCTGGGATtatcag AACAAAACCTGTGTTCAGACTCTGGAGGGTCACGCCCAGAATGTGACATGCGTCTGCTTCCACCCTGGGCTGCCAATCATCCTCACAGGCGCTGAGGATG GCACTGTTCGAGTGTGGCACTCCAACACCTACCGACTGGAAAACACACTCAACTATGGCATGGAGAGGGTGTGGTGTATCTCTGGCCAGCGTGGCTCCAACAGTGTGGCGATTGGTTATGATGAAGGCAGCATCATCATCAAG CTGGGTCGGGAGGAGCCTGCCATGTCGATGGACTCCAGCGGGAAGATCATGTGGGCGCGCCACTCCGAAGTGCAGCAGGCTAACCTGAAGGCCATGGGAGAGGCTGAGGTCAGGGATGgagagaggctgctgctgggCGTCAAAGACATGGGCAGCTGTGAGATCTACCCCCAGACCATCCAGCACAGCCCCAACGGGAG GTTTGTTGTGGTGTGTGGAGATGGAGAGTACATCATCTACACTGCCATGGCCCTGAGAAACAAGAGCTTTGGCTCAGCACAAGAGTTTATCTGGGCACACGACTCCTCACA GTATGCCATAAGAGAAGGAAGCAATATGGTCAAAATCTTTAAGAACTTTAAAGAGAAGAAGGCTTTTAAACCTGACTTTGGATCTGAAG GTATCTTTGGTGGTTTCTTACTAGGAGTGAGGTCAAACAACGGTCTGGCCTTTTACGACTGGGAGAGTGCTGAACTAGTCCGCCGTATCGAGATCCAACCCAAACAT ATTTTCTGGTCTGACTCTGGAGAGCTGGTGTGTATCGCCACAAATGAGTCTTTCTTTGTGCTCCGCTATCTGCCAGAGAAAGTGTCAGCAGCCATGGAGTCGAAAGAAGCAATGACCGAAGATGGTATAGAGGACGCCTTTGAG GTGCTGGGGGAGGTCTCAGAGGTGGTGAAGACAGGAGTGTGGGTGGGAGACTGCTTCATGTACACCAGCTCTGTTAACAGACTCAACTATTATGTCGGAGGAGAGATCATCACCATTGCTCACATGGACAG GACCATGTATCTGCTCGGCTACATCCCCAAGGACGACCGTCTCTACCTTGGAGACAAGGAACTCAACGTGGTCAGCTActccctgctgctctctgtgctgGAATACCAAACTGCTGTCATGAGGAGGGACTTCAGCACAGCCGACAAGATTCTACCCACAATTCCCAGGGAGCAGAGGACCAGGGTTGCCAACTTTTTGGAGAAACAA GGTTTCAAGCAGCAGGCCCTGGCTGTGTCCACAGACCCAGAACACAAGTTTGAACTGGCTCTGCAGCTGGGAGAGCTCGACACTGCCTACAAACTGGCTCTGGAAGCAGAG TCAGAGCAGAAATGGAAGCAATTGGCAGAACTGGCGACAACAAAGTGCCAGTTTAGCCTGGCCCAGGAGTGTCTGAACCATGCTCAAGATTACGGAGGATTACTGCTGCTGGCCACGGCCTCGGGCAACACCAGCATGGTGGGCAAGCTGGCGGAGGGGGCCGAGAAGGATGGCAAGACAAACGTGGCTTTCCTCACCTACTTCATGCAAGGACG ATTGGACAAATGTCTGGACCTTCTCATCAAAACAGATCGACTGCCAGAAGCTGCTTTCCTGGCAAGAACATACCTGCCCAGCCATGTGCCAAG GGTGGTGCGCCTGTGGAAGGAGAGTCTGTCCAAGGTCAACCAGAAGGCGGCAGATGCTCTGGCTGACCCCACCCAGTACGCCAACCTGTTCCCTGGCCTCCAGCAAACCCTGCTGGCTGAGCAGTACCTGAAGGAGACTCATGTCAGGGTCAGACCGGCTGCAGAATACCCTCTCATCATG CCGAATGAGGATCGTAATGTTCTGGAGGAATCTGCAGGTTTTGTGTCCAAAGAGGAATTCAGCGAGCCAGAG GAAGTGGTGCAAAGCATGAAGGAAAGCTTCACAGtagaagcagcagcaccagcagtgGAGGAACCAGTTCCAGTAAAACAGGAGGAGACTGATCCCATttcaacaacagaagaagaatccATTCCATCAGCAGCTTCACCTCTTCCTGTCGCCATGACTCAGGAGGATGAAGACCCCCAACAAACAGAGCCTGCGTCCTCTGAGGTGGCTGCAACTGAACCAGAGGTGGCAGCAATAAGGGAAGAGGCCATCACTACATCAGAGGAGGCTTCAGACCCTGTAGAGGAAGACATCTTGGAGGAGTCCATCATAGACAGTACCCCTAAAGAGCCAGAGATGGTACAGTCCACACCTGTAGAGGATGTCATATCTTCAGTTGAGGAGGATGTTCAGGAAATGTCCCAAGTGACTGATGCTGCTCCTGATTCTGAAACATGCATCACTGAGACAACAGTAGAGACCGTCATGGCAACAGAAGCACAACTGGAAACGGTGGCAACAAAAACCTTAGCAACCAACGATGTTCCAGTTACCACTGCATTATTAACAATCGACGTAGATGAACAAGCAACAGCATCTGAAGAAATGCCTGTTTGTGACAAGCTGGAAAAAGATGTAATCTCTTTCGATGCACCACCCATCatagatgcagcagcagcagcattagagGAAGAAACTTCTGTTGTTAAGGAGGTTTTGGAAATAGCACCATCAGCGGTCGCAGTGGAGGAGCTCATCTCctttgaaaacacagacagctcAGTGCTGGACGAGCCTGTGCAAGTCGAGACTTCTACAGGGTTTGTCCTTGACCCACTGATGGACCCGCTTGATGATACAATGCCAGTGTTAAAGCCAGACGCAGCCGACGAACCAAGAGAAGAGGGACAGTCCACAGGAAGGCCAGAGGACAGCCTGGAGCCTCTTGTGTCCCTGCAGGCAGAGTCACTGGTTTTATCAGCAGTACAAGCTCCTACAGAGACAAGCGTGGCATCAGACGGAGCTGATAAACCAGCAGAGGATCTTGAGGTGGATTTTCATGATGAG GACCTGGAGGATCTGGATCTGGACAATTTTGACTTGGAGGATATCGACACGACAGACATCAACCTGGATGACGATTTAATGAGTGAATAA
- the mrps22 gene encoding small ribosomal subunit protein mS22: MAGLSTARCLFRSCSRIKPVERSRHVWMRSGVRTFCSGAQDSDNVKPRFTDAAVQDILTRITGLDLQKVFRPIKQKLKPPTYKLMTEEQVEQAVMEAAEQAKKLLEMPPVLPERKPISDVLCEDKMLEGMDTAKHVFTDITYNIPHRERFIVVREPSGTLRKATWEERDRLIQVYFPKEGRKLTAPLLFKEENMKMVFSQDRHEDVLDLCLVQFEPDSSEFIRVHAATYEDLDKHGKYELLSSTRHFGGMAWYLVNARRVDGLIVDMLKRELFKDAVSLVSLFHMVHPNSESAQEAASQQATGTDLLKIYAQKESQRSGYIELALQAYEQTAAEESAA; the protein is encoded by the exons ATGGCGGGGCTCAGCACGGCGCGGTGCCTGTTCCGGAGCTGCTCCCGGATCAAACCTGTCGAGAGGAGCAGACACGTGTGGATGAGAAGCGGCGTCAGGACGTTCTGCAGCGGAGCTCAGGACTCAG ACAATGTGAAGCCCCGGTTCACAGATGCAGCTGTGCAGGACATCCTCACCAGGATAACAGGCCTGGACCTGCAGAAAGTGTTCCGACCCATCAAGCAGAAGCTGAAGCCGCCCACATACAAACTCATGACTGAAGAACAAGTGGAGCAG GCCGTCATGGAGGCCGCAGAGCAGGCGAAGAAGCTGCTGGAGATGCCCCCCGTCCTGCCGGAGAGGAAGCCCATCAGTGACGTTCTGTGTGAGGATAAGATGCTGGAGGGCATGGACACGGCTAAACACGTCTTTACAGACATCACATACAATATCCCACAcagg gagaGGTTCATTGTCGTACGGGAGCCCAGCGGGACTCTTCGGAAGGCGacctgggaggagagagaccgGCTCATACAGGTCTACTTCCCCAAGGAGGGACGCAAGCTCACAGCACCCCTCCTCTTCAAGGAAGAGAATATGAAA aTGGTGTTTTCTCAGGACCGGCACGAGGACGTGTTGGACCTGTGTCTGGTCCAGTTTGAACCAGACTCCTCAGAATTCATCAGG GTGCACGCCGCCACGTATGAGGACCTGGACAAGCATGGCAAGTACGAGCTGCTGAGCTCCACCAGACACTTCGGAGGCATGGCCTGGTACCTGGTCAACGCTCGCAGGGTGGACGGGCTCATAGTGGACATGCTGAAGAGAGAGCT GTTTAAGGATGCCGTGAGCCTAGTGTCTCTGTTCCACATGGTCCACCCCAACAGTGAGTCAGCCCAGGAAGCTGCCAGCCAGCAGGCCACTGGTACTGACCTGCTGAAG ATCTATGCCCAGAAGGAGTCCCAGAGGTCGGGCTACATTGAACTGGCCCTGCAGGCGTACGAACAGACGGCCGCTGAAGAATCTGCTGCCTGA